One Aegilops tauschii subsp. strangulata cultivar AL8/78 chromosome 7, Aet v6.0, whole genome shotgun sequence genomic window carries:
- the LOC141026430 gene encoding dormancy-associated protein homolog 3-like has product MGLLDQLWDETVAGPRPDHGLGRLRKYSSFSPSTAAATDVAPAVTRSITIARPPSLSVPSGESSSLPPSPASAPDSPFAAATSRRDGWRAFRRKSKMANVDVVRPETAVGPRSPTVYDWVVISSLDR; this is encoded by the exons ATGGGGCTCCTCGACCAGCTCTGGGACGAGACGGTCGCCGGCCCCAGGCCGGACCACGGCCTCGGCAGGCTCCGCAAGTACTCCTCCTTCTCGCCCTCGACCGCGGCGGCCACGGACGTCGCGCCGGCGGTGACCCGCAGCATCACCATCGCCCGGCCGCCATCTCTCTCGGTGCCATCTGGCGAATCAAGCTCCTTGCCGCCGTCCCCGGCCAGCGCGCCGGACTCCCCGTTCGCAGCAG CTACCAGTAGGAGGGACGGCTGGAGGGCGTTCAGGCGGAAATCCAAGATGGCCAACGTCGACGTCGTCCGGCCTGAGACGGCCGTCGGGCCCAGAAGCCCCACCGTGTACGACTG GGTGGTGATCAGTTCATTGGACCGATGA
- the LOC141026784 gene encoding protein FAR1-RELATED SEQUENCE 5-like: protein MEMEGISWLGRKWKEMADEELTDIIVDMEFGELMKDWIEDWSDDENSDREDRSENGNEWDDLNIDELDDDQENNSELSNEDYISQFISEFHNAYDYYGESDAVIMSEVTQDDGAKNVQDTASADDKRDMFMQIMEMTFTSHDAVYDFYNSYARDNGFGIRKNKVRQGKRDSKLLTEEGHSRRLRAKTHCFCEAHLTVKLDQKRGVWYVESFEDKHSHMLAGPDEVPFLWSHRKIKEYQKHEIMSMGGGGIKIHDMMDCFISKHVWYGGVGFTTHEIYNLSAKEKRKLLSKGDAATAIGIMASRKQRDPSFFFEYKLDKEGHLNRMFWCDSQSRHDYEDFGDVLVFDSTYKMNRYGMPFIPFVGRNNHRKTTVFGCAIVSDETEETYVWLL, encoded by the exons GAAATGGCGGACGAGGAGTTAACTGATATCATCGTAGACATGGAGTTTGGAGAACTGATGAAAGACTGGATAGAAGATTGGTCAGATGATGAAAATTCAGATCGTGAAGATCGGTCAGAGAATGGGAACGAATGGGACGATCTTAAT ATCGATGAGCTTGATGATGATCAGGAAAACAACTCGGAGCTCTCGAATGAAGATTACATTAGTCAG TTCATTTCTGAATTTCATAATGCGTACGACTATTACGGTGAATCCGACGCGGTCATCATGAGTGAG GTGACACAAGATGATGGGGCAAAGAATGTCCAAGATACTGCCAGTGCAGATGATAAGAGGGATATGTTCATGCAGATAATGGAAATGACCTTTACGTCACACGATGCTGTGTATGATTTCTACAACAGCTATGCTAGAGATAATGGTTTTGGCATTAGAAAGAATAAGGTCAG ACAAGGGAAACGTGACAGCAAGTTGCTAACCGAGGAAGGACACAGCCGTAGGCTCAGAGCCAAGACACACTGCTTTTGTGAAGCGCACCTGACCGTCAAGCTTGACCAAAAGCGTGGGGTTTGGTATGTTGAAAGTTTTGAGGACAAGCATAGCCATATGTTGGCAGGACCGGACGAGGTACCTTTTCTTTGGTCCCACAGGAAAATCAAAGAGTACCAGAAGCATGAGATAATGTCCATGGGAGGTGGAGGGATTAAGATTCACGACATGATGGATTGCTTCATCAGCAAACATGTATGGTACGGCGGTGTTGGTTTTACCACGCATGAAATATACAACCTTAGCGCCAAGGAGAAGAGGAAGCTGCTTTCAAAAGGTGATGCTGCCACAGCCATAGGCATTATGGCCAGTAGGAAACAGAGGGATCCTAGCTTCTTTTTCGAGTACAAGCTAGATAAGGAAGGACATTTGAATAGGATGTTCTGGTGCGACTCCCAGTCTCGTCATGACTATGAGGACTTCGGCGACGTGCTTGTATTTGACAGCACGTACAAGATGAACCGCTATGGTATGCCATTCATACCTTTTGTTGGTCGTAACAATCACCGGAAGACCACTGTTTTTGGTTGTGCCATAGTTTCAGACGAGACCGAGGAGACATACGTGTGGCTTCTGTAG
- the LOC141026783 gene encoding uncharacterized protein, with amino-acid sequence MLQLLFIKMPTLLIRYMIENFQASTTRFIIQEQVGEVTLGAVDVECIFNLENQGLSASDILTEEGEDIKERVPPQFLSKTSENIVIDNLIEDIIKSKATDDDFLRKVVLVLLGTIIAPMSSKIVPKQYYALVDDVKRISKNNWNAFTLRVLLDCLRIVKKGKNTSANGRKYLCWEKVQPVEGECAYNPNLSIQPLMRNWTEGAATRRDRFDYDNGRGRGNVRIENNAPTMKPKTKPANGNAKKSTTAPMSEDLIELLMKRCMDFIHTQMRQIPDQVAERLLEKLSKSGVMYKPAAAVPSVDNDVDEEIQTPPKMNGHKEASPIRRNDECGATPENPWIVGTSTQAPSSDIDICPSSISKFMAKANGKKCATIDKDEEVMSGKRKRSVPKKFESPYALDKLSRRTNRGQKPSGTSTATRALFSENHEPEVVADELTPEIIDAAVSFVELAASTEKNKGKKVYCSEGRGISLTSERIRPVLTHRWLSDDVIDAYMGHLELRVGHDRYLCPAWRSKFLVDRAIARDDPLPSSYNMDSALSKAGAVNRVTKEYTVLDKTYITLNIDSAHWMTVVMHLIKQEFQVLDSLYPLDLTEKIVKALRMVIAHDMHLENLITPGKYPDVSKWPIKEYDMPQQEDGNSCGLFVTECLEHWDRDRMTRDFSQATFDARRRRFVAELIMSPSNTMDCVKNKIREIARKRRA; translated from the exons ATGCTGCAGTTACTATTTATTAAGATGCCTACCCTACTGATTAGGTATATGATTGAGAATTTTCAGGCCAGCACAACCAGATTCATTATACAAGAGCAGGTTGGGGAGGTGACTCTCGGTGCGGTCGACGTCGAGTGCATCTTTAACCTCGAGAACCAAGGACTGTCCGCTTCAGACATTCTGACTGAAGAAGGTGAGGACATCAAGGAGCGGGTGCCGCCACAATTTCTCAGTAAGACATCAGAAAACATAGTGATAGATAATCTCATTGAGGACATAATTAAAAGTAAAGCCACCGACGACGATTTCCTTCGGAAAGTAGTccttgtcctgttaggaacaattATTGCTCCCATGTCGAGCAAGATTGTGCCAAAGCAGTACTACGCTTTGGTCGATGATGTGAAACGTATTTCAAAGAATAACTGGAATGCATTCACCCTGCGTGTTCTCCTTGATTGCCTTCGCATAGTCAAGAAAGGAAAAAACACCTCCGCCAATGGCCGAAAG TACTTGTGCTGGGAGAAGGTGCAACCTGTCGAAGGCGAATGTGCCTATAATCCCAACTTGTCCATACAACCTCTTATGAGGAACTGGACCGAAGGTGCAGCCACAAGGAGAGATCGGTTCGACTATGACAATGGGCGCGGCCGTGGTAACGTCAGG ATCGAAAATAATGCGCCTACCATGAAGCCAAAAACCAAGCCTGCAAATGGAAACGCAAAGAAGTCGACGACAGCCCCAATGTCGGAAGATTTGATAGAGCTCCTAATGAAGCGGTGCATGGACTTCATACACACCCAGATGAGGCAAATCCCTGATCAAGTTGCTGAG AGGTTGTTGGAGAAGTTGAGCAAATCAGGTGTCATGTACAAGCCGGCTGCTGCCGTGCCATCCGTGGACAATGATGTGGATGAAGAGATTC AAACCCCACCGAAGATGAATGGACACAAGGAAGCTTCACCTATTAGGCGTAATGATGAATGTGGCGCTACACCCGAAAATCCTTGGATCGTTGGTACTTCTACTCAAGCACCTTCATCGGACATAGACATTTGTCCATCTTCTATCAGCAAGTTCATGGCTAAGGCGAATGGAAAAAAGTGTGCAACAATCGATAAGGATGAGGAAGTTATGTCCGGTAAGCGCAAGAGGTCCGTTCCtaagaaatttgaatcccccTACGCACTTGACAAGCTCAGCAGGCGTACCAATCGTGGTCAGAAACCCTCCGGTACTTCTACTGCTACTAGAG CTCTGTTTTCTGAAAATCATGAGCCGGAGGTTGTGGCAGATGAGTTGACGCCGGAAATAATTGATGCAGCTGTTTCATTTGTCGAGTTAGCTGCTAGCACCGAGAAGAATAAGGGGAAGAAAGTTTACTGCAGTGAAGGGCGTGGCATATCTCTGACTTCCGAAAGGATTCGACCGGTACTAACTCACAGATGGCTGTCGGACGAT GTTATCGATGCTTATATGGGACATTTGGAGCTGCGCGTTGGTCATGATCGTTACCTCTGTCCAGCGTGGAGGTCCAAATTCCTTGTAGATCGTGCTATCGCACGAGACGATCCATTGCCGTCGAGCTACAACATGGATAGTGCTCTGTCCAAAGCTGGAGCAGTTAATAGAGTCACGAAAGAGTATACTGTGCTTGATAAG ACGTATATCACATTGAATATCGACAGTGCCCACTGGATGACCGTGGTCATGCACTTGATCAAGCAAGAATTCCAAGTTCTCGATTCGCTCTATCCTCTGGACCTGACAGAAAAGATTGTGAAAGCACTG CGAATGGTTATAGCACACGATATGCACCTAGAAAATCTTATTACACCAGGGAAATATCCGGACGTAAGTAAGTGGCCTATCAAGGAGTATGACATGCCCCAGCAAGAGGATGG GAACTCTTGTGGCCTTTTTGTCACAGAATGTCTAGAACATTGGGACAGGGACCGAATGACCCGCGATTTTTCACAG GCCACCTTTGACGCAAGGAGAAGACGTTTCGTCGCGGAGTTGATTATGTCACCTTCGAACACGATGGATTGTGTGAAGAACAAAATTCGCGAAATCGCAAGGAAAAGGCGCGCCTGA